The Tepidibacter aestuarii genome contains a region encoding:
- the tuf gene encoding elongation factor Tu, whose product MAKAKFERNKPHVNIGTIGHVDHGKTTLTAAITKTLYARYELGEAVDFANIDKAPEERERGITISTAHVEYETPNRHYAHVDCPGHADYVKNMITGAAQMDGAILVCSAADGPMPQTREHILLSRQVGVPYIVVFLNKCDMVDDEELLELVEMEVRDLLNEYEFPGDDTPIVQGSALKALEDPSSEWGDRIVQLFEEIDAYIPEPERDIDKTFLMPVEDVFSITGRGTVATGRVERGILKVQDEIEIVGLAEEARKIVCTGVEMFRKLLDQAQAGDNIGALLRGVQRDEIQRGQVLAKPGSIKPHTKVMAEVYVLKKEEGGRHTPFFDGYRPQFYFRTTDVTGSIKLPEGVEMVMPGDNITMEVELIAPIAMEEGLRFAIREGGRTVGAGVVASIIE is encoded by the coding sequence ATGGCAAAAGCTAAATTTGAAAGAAATAAGCCACATGTTAACATCGGAACAATAGGACACGTTGACCACGGTAAAACAACATTAACAGCAGCTATAACAAAAACATTATATGCAAGATACGAATTAGGAGAAGCAGTAGACTTTGCAAACATAGATAAAGCTCCAGAAGAAAGAGAAAGAGGAATCACAATTTCAACAGCACACGTTGAATATGAGACTCCAAACAGACACTACGCACACGTTGACTGCCCAGGACATGCTGACTACGTTAAGAACATGATCACAGGAGCAGCTCAAATGGACGGAGCAATATTAGTTTGTTCTGCAGCAGATGGTCCAATGCCTCAAACAAGAGAGCATATATTATTATCAAGACAAGTTGGTGTACCATACATAGTAGTATTCTTAAACAAATGTGATATGGTAGATGACGAAGAGTTATTAGAACTTGTTGAAATGGAAGTAAGAGACTTATTAAATGAGTACGAATTCCCAGGAGATGACACTCCAATAGTACAAGGATCAGCTCTTAAAGCATTAGAAGATCCATCAAGTGAGTGGGGAGATAGAATAGTACAATTATTCGAAGAAATAGATGCATATATCCCTGAGCCAGAAAGAGATATAGATAAGACTTTCTTAATGCCTGTAGAGGACGTATTCTCAATCACAGGAAGAGGAACAGTTGCAACTGGTAGAGTTGAAAGAGGAATCTTAAAGGTTCAAGATGAAATAGAAATAGTAGGACTTGCAGAAGAAGCAAGAAAGATCGTTTGTACAGGAGTAGAAATGTTCAGAAAGCTTCTAGATCAAGCACAAGCTGGAGATAACATCGGAGCATTATTAAGAGGTGTTCAAAGAGATGAAATCCAAAGAGGACAAGTATTAGCTAAGCCAGGATCAATAAAGCCTCATACAAAAGTAATGGCAGAGGTATACGTATTAAAGAAAGAAGAGGGAGGAAGACATACTCCATTCTTCGATGGATATAGACCTCAATTCTACTTTAGAACAACAGATGTTACAGGATCAATAAAGTTACCAGAAGGAGTAGAAATGGTAATGCCTGGAGATAACATCACAATGGAAGTTGAATTAATCGCTCCAATAGCAATGGAAGAGGGATTAAGATTCGCTATCCGTGAGGGTGGAAGAACAGTAGGAGCAGGAGTAGTTGCTTCTATAATAGAATAG
- a CDS encoding YbaK/EbsC family protein has protein sequence MKLSSIYLKTYKDCFIEFNNESSKLLHRSGLIKYADSGSYCYTPLGNMFLDKITNNILDNFKNNTVIKANGNKEEILNLYMNELKSYKSLPINLTYLTLNKNAKSRLKDGLLNPKKENMIKLVSIVGENEIDTTINSLISSIDKLIEESNVKYTRLNNEKHKGKYFYNTTYPLREVFLCGECGYGDLKEEIKSYSEKDLSTQEPKEMDFIHTPNIKTIDELESSLNISSKKLIKTILLNIKGSIVAVLLRGDRTINNLLVAKHFNVKEKDVKMANEEEVKAATGAEVGFAGPIGIKVDAVLCDEEVINIKNAVIGANKTDYHIQNVNYKRDFDIDFIGNFKLANIEDKCFNCGKEIKSFSGINFIDIDTIKTEFKYLNSNSKEENLYMVETKLYLDRLFSTIVEENKDELGIVWPDNMSPFDYHIIIGNIKKEKEYNAGSSIYESLTKKGYNVLLDDRKERIGFKFKDCELIGIPKTIVVGKDIENNRVEIRNRSTKESENIDITQLI, from the coding sequence ATGAAATTAAGCTCTATATATTTAAAGACATATAAAGACTGTTTTATTGAATTTAATAATGAAAGCTCTAAACTATTACATAGATCAGGACTTATTAAATATGCAGATAGTGGGAGTTACTGTTATACGCCTTTAGGAAATATGTTTTTAGATAAAATAACAAATAACATATTAGATAATTTTAAAAACAATACAGTAATAAAAGCAAATGGGAATAAAGAAGAAATATTAAATTTATATATGAACGAATTAAAGTCATACAAAAGCCTACCTATTAATTTGACTTATTTAACGCTTAATAAAAATGCAAAATCTAGACTTAAAGATGGATTACTGAATCCAAAAAAAGAAAATATGATAAAGCTTGTAAGTATAGTAGGGGAAAATGAAATAGATACAACTATTAATAGCTTAATAAGTAGTATAGATAAATTAATAGAAGAATCAAATGTAAAATATACTAGATTGAATAATGAAAAACATAAAGGCAAATACTTCTACAACACAACTTATCCACTAAGAGAAGTATTTTTATGTGGGGAATGTGGATATGGGGACTTAAAAGAAGAAATAAAATCATATTCAGAGAAGGACTTATCCACACAAGAACCTAAAGAAATGGACTTTATACACACTCCAAATATTAAAACTATAGATGAATTAGAATCATCTTTAAATATTTCATCTAAAAAACTTATAAAAACAATACTTCTTAATATAAAGGGAAGTATAGTAGCTGTTTTATTAAGAGGAGACAGAACCATAAACAACTTATTAGTTGCAAAGCATTTTAATGTTAAAGAAAAAGATGTAAAGATGGCAAATGAAGAAGAAGTAAAAGCTGCAACCGGTGCTGAAGTTGGATTTGCAGGACCTATAGGAATAAAAGTTGACGCTGTACTTTGTGATGAAGAAGTTATTAATATAAAAAATGCAGTTATAGGAGCCAATAAAACAGACTATCATATTCAAAATGTGAATTATAAAAGAGATTTTGATATAGACTTTATAGGGAATTTCAAACTGGCTAATATAGAAGATAAATGTTTTAATTGTGGTAAAGAGATAAAGAGCTTTAGTGGTATAAATTTTATAGATATAGATACAATAAAAACAGAGTTTAAATATCTAAATTCAAATTCTAAAGAAGAAAATCTGTATATGGTTGAAACTAAATTATACTTAGATAGATTATTTTCCACTATTGTTGAAGAAAATAAAGATGAACTGGGTATAGTATGGCCAGATAATATGAGTCCTTTTGATTATCATATTATAATAGGAAACATAAAAAAAGAAAAAGAATATAATGCGGGTTCGTCTATATATGAAAGCCTAACAAAAAAAGGATACAATGTATTGCTAGATGATAGAAAAGAGAGAATAGGATTTAAATTTAAGGACTGTGAATTAATAGGTATACCAAAAACAATAGTAGTAGGTAAAGATATTGAAAATAATAGAGTTGAAATAAGAAATAGATCAACTAAAGAATCTGAAAATATAGACATAACTCAGCTTATATAA
- the sigH gene encoding RNA polymerase sporulation sigma factor SigH has translation MLVAKEKNDHYQKEKHDYYQQEIDQRKIVIKASNGDTLALEYLIKKYKNFVRSKARSYFLIGADKEDIIQEGMIGLYKAIRDFDEDKTSSFKAFAELCITRQIITAIKTATRQKHIPLNSYISLNKPIYDEESDRTLLDIITTSVITDPEQLIISREELNNIETKISQILSGLELEVLELYLSGKSYQEIADKLQRHVKSIDNALQRVKRKLEKYLESRND, from the coding sequence ATGTTGGTTGCAAAAGAAAAAAATGATCACTATCAAAAAGAAAAACATGATTACTATCAACAAGAGATAGATCAAAGAAAAATTGTAATTAAAGCTAGTAATGGGGATACGTTAGCTTTAGAGTATTTAATAAAAAAATATAAAAATTTTGTACGATCTAAAGCTAGATCATATTTTTTAATAGGGGCAGATAAAGAAGATATAATACAAGAGGGAATGATAGGTTTATATAAAGCTATAAGAGATTTTGATGAAGATAAAACATCATCATTTAAAGCTTTTGCAGAGCTATGTATAACTAGGCAAATAATAACAGCTATAAAAACAGCAACAAGACAAAAGCATATACCTCTTAATTCATATATATCTTTAAATAAGCCTATATATGATGAAGAATCAGATAGAACTCTTTTGGATATAATTACAACAAGTGTAATAACGGACCCAGAACAATTAATAATAAGTAGAGAAGAGCTTAATAATATAGAAACTAAAATAAGTCAAATATTGAGTGGATTAGAGCTTGAAGTTTTAGAATTATACTTAAGTGGTAAATCATATCAAGAAATAGCTGATAAACTACAAAGACACGTAAAATCAATAGACAATGCACTTCAAAGAGTTAAGAGAAAACTTGAAAAATATTTAGAATCTAGAAATGATTAA
- a CDS encoding Mini-ribonuclease 3, whose product MEKMQARNMSPVVLAYMGDTVYESFVREHLINKNNICKVNDLHKNAVRFVKASAQAKAVLTLEEELSDDESYIVKRGRNQKSNKVPKNADTTDYRYATGFEALIGYLHLIKEQDRVNYIMSKAVEIIEGELSI is encoded by the coding sequence ATGGAGAAAATGCAAGCTAGAAATATGTCCCCTGTAGTACTTGCTTATATGGGCGATACAGTATATGAATCTTTCGTAAGAGAACACTTGATAAACAAAAATAATATATGCAAAGTAAATGACCTTCATAAAAATGCGGTTAGGTTTGTAAAGGCAAGTGCGCAAGCTAAAGCAGTACTTACTTTAGAAGAAGAGTTAAGTGATGATGAAAGTTATATAGTAAAAAGAGGTAGAAATCAAAAATCAAATAAGGTTCCAAAAAATGCAGATACAACTGATTATAGATATGCCACTGGATTTGAGGCTTTGATTGGATATTTACATTTAATTAAAGAGCAAGATAGAGTTAACTATATAATGAGTAAGGCTGTAGAAATTATAGAAGGCGAATTAAGTATTTAA
- the proS gene encoding proline--tRNA ligase gives MSKKNKQFVEEITPMEVDFPQWYTDVILKTDLVDYSPVKGFMVIKPYGFGIWENIQAFADRRFKETGHKNCYFPLLIPESLLTREAEHVEGFAPEVAWVTHGGHNELAERLCVRPTSETIICSMYSKWLKSYRDLPYLYNQWCSVVRWEKTTRPFLRTSEFLWQEGHTLHETAEEAKAETLQMLNIYKEVAEDLLAMPVVCGQKSENEKFAGADSTYTIEALMHDGKALQSGTSHFLGQHFTKAFEIQYSDRDGNLANPYHTSWGISTRLIGGLIMVHGDNRGLVLPPRVAPTQVAIVPIAAHKGNVMEVVDSIYADLKGSIRVEVDDRPNYSPGWKFNEWEMKGVPVRLEIGPKDIEKNQITVFRRDTLEKTQIPMENLKESIENLLDEIHDGLYNKALKLREEKTYVAKNMDEFKKTIEETPGFIKAMWCGDTECELKVKEETGATIRCMPFEQEDLGDTCVCCGKKAEKMAYFAKAY, from the coding sequence ATGAGTAAGAAAAATAAGCAATTTGTTGAAGAAATAACTCCGATGGAAGTTGACTTTCCACAATGGTACACAGACGTAATATTAAAGACAGACCTTGTTGATTATTCTCCTGTAAAAGGATTCATGGTAATAAAACCATATGGATTTGGAATATGGGAAAACATTCAAGCGTTTGCAGATAGAAGATTTAAAGAAACTGGACATAAAAACTGTTACTTCCCACTACTTATACCAGAAAGTTTATTAACAAGAGAAGCAGAGCACGTTGAAGGATTTGCTCCAGAAGTTGCATGGGTAACTCATGGAGGACATAATGAACTTGCTGAAAGACTTTGTGTTAGACCTACATCAGAGACTATAATATGCTCTATGTACTCTAAATGGTTAAAATCTTACAGAGATCTACCATACCTTTATAATCAATGGTGTTCTGTTGTAAGATGGGAAAAGACAACTAGACCGTTCCTAAGAACTTCAGAGTTCTTATGGCAAGAAGGACATACACTACATGAAACAGCTGAAGAAGCAAAAGCTGAAACTCTTCAAATGCTTAATATATACAAAGAAGTAGCAGAAGATTTACTTGCTATGCCTGTTGTATGTGGACAAAAGAGTGAAAATGAAAAATTTGCAGGTGCAGATAGCACTTATACAATAGAGGCTTTGATGCATGATGGTAAAGCACTACAATCAGGAACAAGCCATTTCTTAGGCCAGCATTTTACTAAGGCATTTGAAATACAATACTCTGATAGAGATGGAAATCTTGCTAATCCATATCATACTTCATGGGGAATATCTACAAGACTTATAGGTGGACTTATAATGGTTCATGGAGACAATAGAGGTTTAGTACTTCCTCCAAGAGTAGCACCTACACAAGTTGCTATAGTTCCAATAGCAGCACATAAAGGAAATGTTATGGAAGTTGTAGATTCAATATATGCTGATCTTAAAGGATCTATAAGAGTTGAAGTTGATGATAGACCTAACTATTCTCCAGGTTGGAAGTTCAATGAGTGGGAGATGAAGGGTGTTCCTGTAAGATTAGAAATAGGACCTAAAGATATAGAGAAAAACCAAATTACTGTCTTCAGAAGAGATACTCTTGAAAAAACTCAAATACCAATGGAAAACTTAAAAGAAAGTATAGAAAATCTATTAGATGAAATTCACGATGGATTATACAATAAAGCACTAAAACTTAGAGAAGAAAAAACTTATGTAGCTAAAAACATGGATGAATTCAAGAAAACAATAGAAGAGACTCCAGGATTTATAAAAGCTATGTGGTGTGGAGACACAGAGTGTGAACTTAAAGTTAAAGAAGAAACAGGAGCTACTATAAGATGTATGCCTTTTGAGCAAGAAGATTTAGGAGATACTTGCGTATGTTGTGGTAAAAAAGCAGAAAAAATGGCTTACTTTGCAAAAGCTTACTAA
- the rlmB gene encoding 23S rRNA (guanosine(2251)-2'-O)-methyltransferase RlmB: protein MVKIEGRNPVIEALKSDRNIDKVMIAKGTTEGSIKKIIGMAKDKGIIVQYVDRKKIDEISESHSHQGVVAMGNDYKYYELEEILNIAKQKNEDPFIVILDEITDPHNLGSIMRTADAVGAHGVIVPKRRSASITPIVAKASAGAVEYVPLCKVTNLVSSIKKLKEHGLWIAAADMNGQNYYKQNLTGPLGIVVGSEGSGISRLVKENCDFTVKIPMVGNVTSLNASVAASIMLYEAFKQRIEIKEG from the coding sequence GTGGTAAAAATAGAAGGAAGAAATCCTGTAATAGAAGCTTTAAAAAGTGATAGAAATATAGATAAAGTAATGATAGCAAAAGGAACAACTGAAGGGTCTATAAAGAAAATTATTGGAATGGCTAAGGATAAAGGGATAATAGTTCAGTATGTTGATAGAAAGAAGATAGATGAGATAAGTGAGTCTCACTCTCATCAAGGGGTTGTTGCCATGGGTAATGACTATAAATATTATGAATTAGAAGAAATACTTAATATAGCAAAACAAAAGAATGAAGATCCATTTATCGTAATATTAGATGAAATAACTGATCCACACAACCTAGGGTCTATAATGAGAACTGCTGATGCAGTTGGAGCTCACGGAGTTATAGTTCCAAAGAGAAGATCTGCATCTATAACACCTATTGTTGCAAAAGCTTCTGCTGGTGCTGTAGAATATGTTCCTTTATGCAAAGTAACTAATTTAGTTAGTTCTATAAAAAAATTAAAAGAGCATGGTCTTTGGATAGCAGCAGCGGATATGAATGGTCAAAATTATTATAAGCAAAACTTAACAGGACCTTTAGGTATCGTTGTAGGTAGTGAGGGATCTGGCATATCAAGACTTGTAAAAGAAAACTGCGATTTTACAGTGAAAATACCTATGGTAGGAAATGTAACATCATTAAATGCATCTGTAGCAGCATCTATAATGCTGTATGAGGCATTTAAGCAAAGAATAGAAATCAAAGAGGGATAA
- a CDS encoding NYN domain-containing protein, translating to MKEYLILDGYNIINAWKELKELANESLEIARQKLAEIMVEHASYNGIKVIIVFDAYLVKGSRSVFKEYENLEIVYTKEHQTADSYIEKLITQMNKRDIIKVATNDWAEQQIILGKGATRISARELKLEVDFAKSKISKKTLQKKTKKNTLDSLIDEETLSKLEKIRRNR from the coding sequence GTGAAAGAATACCTTATTTTAGATGGATATAATATAATCAATGCTTGGAAAGAATTAAAAGAATTAGCTAATGAAAGCCTAGAAATAGCAAGACAAAAGCTAGCAGAAATTATGGTTGAGCATGCATCTTACAATGGAATAAAGGTTATAATAGTATTTGACGCATACTTGGTAAAAGGTTCAAGAAGTGTATTTAAAGAATATGAAAACTTAGAAATTGTTTACACAAAAGAGCACCAAACAGCCGATAGCTATATAGAAAAGCTTATAACTCAAATGAATAAGCGGGATATTATTAAAGTTGCAACTAATGATTGGGCAGAACAACAGATAATATTAGGCAAAGGAGCAACAAGGATTTCAGCAAGGGAATTAAAATTAGAAGTTGATTTTGCTAAATCAAAAATATCAAAGAAAACACTTCAGAAAAAAACAAAAAAAAATACATTAGACTCTCTCATCGATGAAGAAACGTTGTCGAAACTTGAGAAAATAAGGAGAAACCGTTGA
- the gltX gene encoding glutamate--tRNA ligase, with protein MSVKVRFAPSPTGFVHIGSLRTALYNYLFAKKMGGTYLLRVEDTDQSRLVEGAIEGMLKAMDWAGVNHTEGVVLDENGNIAEVGENGPYVQSKRLHIYKEYIKQLLDNGHAYYCFCSKERLDKVREIQKSEGKIPKYDGICRGLSKEEVEAKIAAGEKYVIRLKLPANKEIKFNDIVRGLVSINTDDLDDQVLMKSDGFPTYHFAVIVDDHLMGITHVIRGEEWLPSTPKHVYMYEAFGWEAPTFVHLPNILNAERKKLSKRHGDVAVEDFRKKGYLPEGLVNYVSLVGWSPEDNNEIFNMQELEEAFSLERVSKSGGVFDTDKLNWVNAHYIKGADNEVIADMAIPFLIEAGFITEQEADEKYDWIKSMVGVVKESLSYVKEITTKVDIFFKDELELEDDECREFLKLEHIPALIDALEAKVTDTDEISEEFIKAMFKQIQKEHGIKGKNLFMGTRVILTGQMHGPEMPLVLTLLGKEKILNRINHVKNNII; from the coding sequence ATGAGTGTAAAAGTTAGATTTGCACCAAGTCCAACGGGATTTGTTCATATTGGTAGTTTAAGAACGGCTTTATATAATTATTTATTTGCAAAAAAAATGGGTGGAACATACCTTTTAAGAGTCGAAGATACAGATCAAAGTAGATTAGTTGAAGGTGCTATAGAGGGAATGTTAAAAGCTATGGACTGGGCTGGAGTTAATCATACAGAAGGTGTAGTTCTTGATGAAAATGGAAACATAGCTGAAGTAGGAGAAAATGGACCATACGTTCAATCTAAGAGACTTCATATATACAAAGAATACATAAAGCAGCTTTTAGATAATGGACATGCATATTACTGCTTTTGTTCAAAAGAAAGACTTGATAAGGTTAGAGAAATACAAAAGTCTGAAGGGAAAATTCCTAAATACGATGGTATCTGTAGAGGATTATCAAAAGAAGAAGTAGAAGCAAAAATTGCAGCTGGAGAAAAATATGTTATAAGACTTAAGCTTCCAGCTAATAAAGAAATAAAGTTTAATGATATAGTAAGAGGACTTGTATCTATAAACACAGATGACTTAGATGATCAAGTATTGATGAAATCAGATGGATTCCCTACATATCACTTTGCTGTTATAGTAGATGACCACTTAATGGGAATAACTCATGTTATAAGAGGAGAAGAGTGGTTACCATCAACTCCAAAGCATGTATATATGTATGAAGCATTTGGATGGGAAGCTCCAACATTTGTTCATCTTCCAAATATATTAAATGCAGAAAGAAAGAAATTAAGTAAGAGACACGGCGATGTTGCAGTTGAAGACTTCAGAAAAAAAGGATATTTACCAGAAGGTCTTGTAAACTATGTATCATTAGTTGGATGGTCTCCAGAGGACAACAATGAAATATTTAATATGCAAGAGCTTGAAGAAGCATTCTCCTTAGAAAGAGTTTCAAAGAGCGGTGGAGTATTCGATACTGACAAGTTGAATTGGGTAAATGCACACTATATAAAGGGAGCAGACAATGAAGTCATAGCTGACATGGCTATACCTTTCTTAATAGAAGCTGGATTTATAACAGAACAAGAAGCTGATGAAAAATACGACTGGATAAAGTCAATGGTAGGAGTAGTAAAGGAAAGCTTATCTTACGTAAAAGAAATTACAACTAAAGTTGATATATTCTTTAAGGATGAATTAGAGCTTGAAGATGATGAATGCAGAGAATTTTTAAAGTTAGAGCATATACCGGCTTTAATAGATGCACTAGAAGCAAAAGTAACAGATACTGATGAAATAAGCGAAGAATTTATAAAAGCTATGTTCAAGCAAATCCAAAAAGAGCATGGAATTAAAGGTAAAAATTTATTCATGGGAACTAGAGTAATATTAACAGGACAAATGCACGGACCGGAAATGCCTTTAGTATTAACTTTACTTGGAAAAGAAAAGATACTTAATAGAATAAATCACGTAAAAAATAACATAATATAA
- the thyX gene encoding FAD-dependent thymidylate synthase: protein MKVKLIEYTPNPEKVVSMAAKLCYSPVGVNEIENDLTDEKVDKFLNMLINIGHESPIEHVNFTFAVEGISRSCSHQIVRHRIASFSQQSQRYVTLGNFEYIIPPEIESIPEAKELFIESMEKDQKAYDELVDILFDKHFNNFIEDGKTEKEAKLLAQKKSIEDARYVFPNACETKMVFTMNARSLFNFFKHRCCERAQWEIREMATLMLKEARKAAPIIFKNIGPNCIAGACPEGNMSCGKMSEIREKFKQL, encoded by the coding sequence GTGAAAGTAAAATTAATAGAGTATACACCAAATCCAGAAAAAGTAGTATCTATGGCAGCTAAGCTTTGTTATTCGCCTGTAGGAGTTAATGAAATAGAAAACGATTTAACTGATGAAAAGGTGGACAAGTTTTTAAATATGCTTATAAATATAGGACATGAATCTCCTATTGAGCATGTTAATTTTACTTTTGCTGTTGAAGGAATATCTAGAAGTTGTTCGCACCAAATTGTAAGACATCGTATAGCTTCTTTTTCTCAACAAAGTCAAAGGTATGTAACGCTTGGTAATTTTGAGTATATAATACCGCCAGAAATTGAAAGTATACCTGAGGCTAAAGAACTATTTATAGAGTCCATGGAAAAAGATCAGAAGGCATATGATGAACTTGTCGATATATTATTTGATAAACATTTTAATAATTTTATTGAAGATGGAAAAACTGAAAAAGAAGCTAAATTATTAGCTCAAAAGAAATCTATAGAGGATGCAAGATATGTATTCCCTAATGCATGTGAGACAAAAATGGTGTTTACTATGAATGCTAGAAGTTTATTCAACTTCTTTAAACATAGATGTTGTGAAAGAGCTCAATGGGAAATAAGAGAAATGGCTACATTGATGCTTAAGGAAGCTAGAAAAGCAGCTCCTATTATATTTAAAAATATAGGGCCTAATTGTATAGCTGGAGCATGTCCAGAAGGAAATATGAGCTGTGGCAAAATGAGTGAGATAAGAGAAAAATTTAAGCAGTTATAA
- the ispF gene encoding 2-C-methyl-D-erythritol 2,4-cyclodiphosphate synthase gives MRVGIGYDVHKLVEERDLIIGGVNIPHDKGLLGHSDADVLIHAIMDSILGAMALKDIGKHFPDNDPKYKGADSIKLLEYVGELVNNKGYKVNNIDSTIIAQAPKMAPHIDTMREKISKALNIDIESVNVKATTEEGLGFTGTKEGISSQAICSLILVDKK, from the coding sequence ATAAGAGTAGGAATAGGATATGATGTACATAAGTTAGTGGAAGAAAGAGATCTTATTATAGGTGGTGTTAATATTCCTCATGATAAGGGGCTTTTAGGACACTCTGATGCAGATGTACTTATACATGCGATAATGGATAGTATACTTGGGGCCATGGCTCTTAAAGATATAGGCAAGCACTTTCCAGATAATGATCCTAAGTACAAAGGGGCAGATAGTATAAAATTATTAGAGTATGTAGGAGAACTTGTGAATAATAAAGGTTATAAGGTCAATAATATAGATAGTACAATAATAGCTCAAGCTCCGAAGATGGCGCCCCATATAGATACTATGAGAGAAAAAATATCAAAAGCATTAAATATAGATATAGAATCAGTAAATGTGAAGGCTACGACTGAAGAAGGGCTTGGATTTACGGGAACAAAAGAAGGTATATCTTCCCAAGCAATATGTTCATTAATATTAGTTGACAAAAAATAA
- the cysS gene encoding cysteine--tRNA ligase: protein MKLYNTLTRKKEEFIPLEEGKVKMYVCGPTVYNYFHIGNARPFIIFDTLRRYLEYRGYDVTYVQNFTDVDDKIINKANEEGISSLEVADKYIKEYFTDADGLGIKRASIHPRVTDNIEQIIEFVKDLEAKGYAYAVNGDVYFDTKKFDHYGKLSKQNIEDLEAGARIEVNDNKKSPMDFVLWKSKKEGEPGWISPWGEGRPGWHIECSVMSSRYLGDTIDIHAGGQDLTFPHHENEIAQTEARTGKKFANYWIHNGYININDEKMSKSKGNFFTVRDISEKYDLDIVRFFLLSAHYKNPVNFSDEMLKQAGAGLERLYNTKNNLEFLKDKLDGSIKDEERSLVKELDTFRTRFIESMDDDINTADAISVIFELARFINTNVDDKASLEFANECYNMFKELTDVLNIANKSNDDSIDEEIENLIDQRTQAKKNKDYQMADDIRQKLLDMGIAIEDTRQGVKWRRV, encoded by the coding sequence ATGAAATTATACAATACTTTAACTAGAAAAAAAGAAGAATTTATTCCTCTAGAAGAAGGAAAAGTAAAGATGTATGTATGTGGACCTACAGTATACAACTACTTTCACATAGGAAATGCAAGACCGTTTATAATATTTGACACTTTAAGAAGATATCTTGAATATAGAGGATATGATGTAACTTATGTACAAAATTTCACAGATGTTGATGATAAAATAATAAATAAAGCTAATGAAGAAGGAATAAGTTCACTTGAGGTAGCAGATAAATATATAAAAGAATATTTTACAGATGCAGATGGACTTGGAATAAAGAGAGCTTCTATTCATCCTAGAGTTACTGATAATATAGAACAAATAATAGAATTTGTTAAAGATTTAGAGGCTAAAGGATATGCATATGCTGTAAATGGAGATGTATATTTCGATACTAAAAAGTTTGATCATTATGGAAAATTATCAAAGCAAAATATAGAAGATTTAGAAGCTGGGGCAAGAATCGAAGTTAATGATAATAAGAAAAGCCCAATGGATTTTGTTCTTTGGAAGAGTAAAAAAGAAGGAGAGCCTGGATGGATCAGTCCTTGGGGTGAAGGAAGACCGGGCTGGCATATAGAGTGTTCTGTAATGTCTAGCAGATATTTAGGAGATACTATAGATATACATGCAGGAGGTCAAGATTTAACATTCCCTCATCATGAAAATGAAATAGCTCAAACTGAAGCTAGAACTGGTAAAAAGTTTGCTAATTACTGGATACATAATGGGTATATAAATATAAATGATGAGAAAATGTCTAAGTCTAAGGGTAATTTCTTTACAGTTAGAGATATATCTGAAAAATATGATTTAGATATAGTAAGATTCTTCTTGCTAAGTGCACACTATAAAAATCCAGTTAACTTTAGTGATGAAATGCTAAAGCAAGCAGGAGCTGGTCTTGAAAGACTGTATAATACTAAGAATAATTTAGAGTTTTTAAAAGACAAGTTAGATGGAAGTATTAAGGATGAAGAAAGATCTCTTGTTAAAGAATTAGATACTTTCAGAACTAGATTTATAGAAAGTATGGATGATGATATAAATACAGCAGATGCTATAAGTGTAATATTTGAGCTTGCTAGATTTATAAACACTAACGTAGACGATAAGGCTTCTTTAGAGTTTGCTAATGAATGCTACAATATGTTTAAAGAGCTTACAGATGTTTTAAATATAGCTAATAAATCAAATGACGATAGCATAGATGAAGAAATAGAAAATCTTATAGACCAAAGAACTCAAGCTAAGAAGAATAAGGACTATCAAATGGCTGATGATATAAGACAAAAGCTGCTTGATATGGGAATAGCTATAGAAGATACAAGACAAGGTGTAAAATGGAGAAGAGTTTAA